DNA from Mucilaginibacter mallensis:
AAAATAATACCCTGAATATTTACAGACCTGCGGTTAGAAAATCGGCGGATGCACGCCCTGCAAGGGTTGTAAACGCAACGGCATATAAACAAGCCAACCCTAACCAGGGTATAGGCAGGCCGGGCTCAGGCGCATATAACCGCGCTAATGCACAAAGACTGGCCACTACAGCACGTACCGATAACCCTAATAACAATGTAGTGCGGGTAAACCCGGTAAATAATCAAAGGCCAGGCCAGCCTGCGAATAATAACCGCCCGGGGCAACCGGCTGCAAAACCGAATCCGCAACAACCTGCTAGTGGTGCTAACAACGGGCATAACCGCCAGCCAAATGCCGGCACAAACCCCGCTACAGGCACCCGCCCGGCACAACCGGGCAGTAATCCAAATACTCAAAATAAATTAGACAGGCAAAATACTAATGACCGCCGTGGACCGGGGGCTGTAGTACCAAAAACGCCTGCAACTGATAATAATGCTGCACAAAAACAGCAACAGGATCAGTCCCGCCAGCAGCAGCAAGCACAACAAAAACAACAGCAACAGGCACAACAGGATCAAGCCCGTCAGCAGCAACAAGCTCAGCAAGCACAACAAAAACAACAGCAGCAGGCACAACAGAATCAGGCGCACCAGCAGCAACAAAAACAACAACAGCAGGCGCAGCAAAAACAGCAACAGGATCAAGCCCGTCAGCAGCAGCAAACGCAGCAACGCCAGCAGCAGCAGGCTCAGCAAGCGCAACAAAAACAACAGCAGCAAGCACAACAGAACCAGGCCCGTCAGCAGCAGCAACAGGCACAGCAGGCACAACAAAGACAGCAGCAACAAGCTCAACAACAGGCGCAGCAACGCCAGCAGCAGCAGGCTCAACAACAAGCGCAGCAACGCCAGCAGCAACAGCAGGCTCAACAACAAGCGCAGCAACGCCAGCAGCAACAGCAGGCACAACAAAGACAGCAGCAACAAGCTCAACAACAAGCGCAGCAACGCCAGCAACAGCAGGCGCAACAAGCTCAACAAAGACAGCAGCAGCAGGCTCAGCAGAATCAAGCTCGTCAGCAACAGCAGGCTCAGCAAAGGCAGCAGCAAAGGCAGCAGCAACAAAAACAACAACAGCAGCAGAAGCAACAGCCTAAGCCACAGCCCCATGATGGGCAACAATAGCATTATTGCTGATTACCTTTTTTAATTGATAGCACATATAAATAAAATTATATGTGCTATTTTTGTGTACTGATTATGCTTAAACTATTCCCAAACAAGATTGCCGGGCTATTTCTCGTGTTGATAATATCCGCCTGTGCTTTTATATGCAATGCCCAGACTAAAACTACGCACACCAAAAACCCGCATAATATTGTTTTTATTGAAGATTCATGGGATGAAGCCTTACGACAGGCTGCGTTACAAAACAAATATATTTTTGTTGATGCCTATGCCAGTTGGTGCGGCCCATGCAAAATGCTCAAGAAATACACGTTTAGTAATCAAAAGGTGGCCGACTTTTTTAACGCCAATTTTGTAAACGTATCTATTGACATGGAGAAAGGTGACGGGCCCAGCCTGGCTACTGCATGGCGATTACAGGCTTATCCTACATTAATTATTTTTGACGCTAAAGGCAGACCAGTTTTAGGTACCGCCGGATATATGGGCGTGAATGATCTGCTGGATTTTGGTAAACAGGGATTGAGTAAAAAAAGTAGCGCTATTTAGTGATTAGTTGCCTTTATTATTTCTGACTATTAGGTTTTTACTGCAAGGAATTTGCGTTAGGGATTGGAACGGATACCGGCCAGGAGAGGGCCTCAGTGCTGGCCGTGGCTAAGGCCTGTGCAGTATGAGTGGAAAGCCCGGGCCGCAGGCAACGCCCATATATTAACCTAATTCAATCTCTATGCTTATGATTTACGTAATACTTCTTTCTTGTCATTCTGAGCGGCAGCGAAGAGCCTACCCACGTTCATATACAAGCGATGATCTTTCGCTTGTAGAATAGATGCTTCGTCCCTCAGCATGACATTGTATTTGACTTTGCGGCGCTCCGTTTGACTCACCCCGACTACTCCGCTAGCCAGCAGATCGTCGACCCTCTCTTCGCTGGGCGCAAAGAGGGTAAGCACAATGATGATATTCTGTATAACGAAAATATTTAAAACGAAAGTTGATTGCACAAAAAAGGCCGAAAAGACTCTCGCAGTTTTTCGGCCTACATCTACCTATGAAAACAACCCTTTTTGAGTAAGGGCATTATCGTATAGTCAAAAGCAATGCCAATTGTTGAAACACTATAATTTAAGCTAAAAGTTAAGTGTTCAAAATTAGGCCATTTTCTATTTGTGGAACTCCTTGCCCAAATTACGGGTAAAAATTACACACACGTCTGCAATCGATGGAATTTTATTGGGAAAATAGCTGGATCGGGGAAATAAAAAATCAAATCAGATAAACCGCATCTTCAGCATCATTTTCAATTAACGAAACATCAACGCGTTCCTTTAATACTGTGGACAGAGCTACACCTGCATAATCGGTGGTCATGGGGAAGTTTTTGTGGTTGCGGTCAACCAATACAACGGTGCGCAATTTTTTAAGGCGCACATCAATAAAAACACCAAAGCCATAGGCCAGGGTTTTGCCGCTATTCAATACATCATCAACCAAAATAACTGCCTTATCGCGGCAGTCGTTTACATCAAAATCAATTTTAGCTTTTAGCGTACTGCTCTGTTTGTCCAGTTCGATCGTAAGCAGTCTGCTTTTAAAGGGGGCAATCTCGTCGAGGATCTTTTTAAGGCGCT
Protein-coding regions in this window:
- a CDS encoding DUF6600 domain-containing protein — its product is MKTLKKIFGIGLMAFFITIMAPHKSMAQGGYVSDQDFYDNLQQYGTWVDDPNYGNVWVPDVDGDFRPYASRGHWVQTEYGSTWVSDYPWGWATFHYGRWHYDDYYGWEWVPGHQWAPAWVSWRHGGGYYGWAPLGPGITIAISFGSSYRVPNSYWVCAPEAYINRPNIYNYYVPPTRVVTIINRTTIINNTYVYNNRTYVTGPRPQDIQRITRQRVQVYKINNASRPGANVVQNNTLNIYRPAVRKSADARPARVVNATAYKQANPNQGIGRPGSGAYNRANAQRLATTARTDNPNNNVVRVNPVNNQRPGQPANNNRPGQPAAKPNPQQPASGANNGHNRQPNAGTNPATGTRPAQPGSNPNTQNKLDRQNTNDRRGPGAVVPKTPATDNNAAQKQQQDQSRQQQQAQQKQQQQAQQDQARQQQQAQQAQQKQQQQAQQNQAHQQQQKQQQQAQQKQQQDQARQQQQTQQRQQQQAQQAQQKQQQQAQQNQARQQQQQAQQAQQRQQQQAQQQAQQRQQQQAQQQAQQRQQQQQAQQQAQQRQQQQQAQQRQQQQAQQQAQQRQQQQAQQAQQRQQQQAQQNQARQQQQAQQRQQQRQQQQKQQQQQKQQPKPQPHDGQQ
- a CDS encoding thioredoxin family protein produces the protein MLKLFPNKIAGLFLVLIISACAFICNAQTKTTHTKNPHNIVFIEDSWDEALRQAALQNKYIFVDAYASWCGPCKMLKKYTFSNQKVADFFNANFVNVSIDMEKGDGPSLATAWRLQAYPTLIIFDAKGRPVLGTAGYMGVNDLLDFGKQGLSKKSSAI
- a CDS encoding phosphoribosyltransferase family protein; the encoded protein is MSAKKLLILNQQQIQQKIDRIAYQILEDNFDEEEILIAGILPRGNRIAERLKKILDEIAPFKSRLLTIELDKQSSTLKAKIDFDVNDCRDKAVILVDDVLNSGKTLAYGFGVFIDVRLKKLRTVVLVDRNHKNFPMTTDYAGVALSTVLKERVDVSLIENDAEDAVYLI